A region of the Microbacterium sp. SL75 genome:
GCAGGTCACGTCGTCTCGGTCGCCGCCTCGCCCGCCGCGCCGCCGGTCGACCGGCGCGCCGAACGACTGCGCGAGAAGGCTCGGGCCGGGGCCGACGTCTGCTTCGTGAACCACGCCGGAGGGGCGGAGCCCGTGCGCCGGTTCATCGACGAGGTCGCAGACGGCATCCGATTCATCCCGTGCGTGCCGGTGGTCGTCGACCACGCCTCCGCCGACCTGCTGGAGTCGTTCACCACGCTGGCTCTGCCCGAGGGGTTCCTCGAGCGCGTGCGCGGCGCCCGCGACCCGCGCGCCGAGGGCATCGCCCTCGCCACAGCCCTCGCCGAGGAGATGCTCGCGCTGCCCGGCGTCGTCGGTGTGAACCTGTCGGGCGGGCGTGACGGCGCCGAGGAATCGTTCGCGGAGGCGATGGCGGAGGTGGCACGGCGGCTTCGGTGACGGCTCTCTCATGGGTCGCGGCGGGCCATACTCCTGAGATTAGGCCGGTCGGGTCCGGCGGTGCGCCGATTCCCCGCGGCTCGAGCCGGCGCGGCTGACGGTTCTCAGGAGTTTCGCCCGGCCCGGGCGGGGCCACGTGCCCGCGTCAGTGCATGATCATGCCGCCGGTGACGTTGATCGCCTGACCGGTGAGATAGCCGCCCGCGGGCGACGCGAGGAAGTGCGTCACCCCCGCCACGTCCTCGGGCGCGCCCAGCCGCCCGAGCGGCGACTTCGCGCTCCATGTGCGCACGTCGTCGTCGGAGCGGGTGTCGGCGCCCATGTCGGTGAGCACGTATCCGGGGCACACGGCGTTGACGCGCACACCGTGGCATCCCCACTCCTGTGCCCCCGCGCGCGTGAGCGCGACGACCGCGGCCTTCGATGCGGCGTAATGCCCCTCGCCGCCGCCGCCCTGTTTGGCGGCCATGCTCGCGATGTTGACGATCGAGCCGGCGCGCGCCTCGAGCATGACCGGCGCGACGGCCTGCATCGTCACGAGCGTCGCGCGGGCGTTGATGTCGAGCACGAGGTCCCAGTCGTCGATGGTGATGTCGAGGAGCGAGACGTGCTGGAACACCCCGGCGCAGTTCACGAGCACGTCGACGCCATCGAGAGCCGCGATCGCCTCGCCGACCGCGCGGCGCGTGTCGAGCGGATCGCGCAGGTCGACGGAGAAGAAGAGGGATGCCGTGGCCTCGGACGGAGCACGACGATCGAGCACCGCGACCCGGGCGCCGTCGCCCAGGAACCGTTCGACGATCGCGGCGCCGATGCCGCCGGATCCTCCCGTGACGATGACGCGCTGCGGCATGGTGCTCCTCCCGTGGGCGTCGGGTCGCCCTGGCCGCACGGTACGCCCGGCGGGTGCATCGGCCGAAGACGCCGGTGTTTCCGCGGCGTAACGCTTCTGCCGTCGCGCCGGGTCGTCGGCATCCTGGGTCTTACGCTCGGCTCATCACCCGACCAGCCTCTGGAGAGCCGTGCCCGTTCACCCCGCCATCACCGACCCCGCCGTGCGCGCGCACCTCGAGCGACTCTCCGCTCGAGCGGGCACAATCCCCTCGGGCGCGACGGATGCCGAGGGCGACGACGCCGCGCGCATCGCCGAGCTGCGCGCGAACCCGTCGTGGGTCCGCCTGCCCGACGACGGGGCGCTCGAGTCGATCGACCTGGACGCCGACGGCCTCGCCCTGCGCCTCTACCGCCCGCGCCCGGGGCACCGCGGAACCCTGGTCTTCGCCCACGGCGGCGGCTGGGTCGCCGGGAACCTCGACAACAACGACGCCCTGTGCCGGGCCCTCGCGCTCGCCACCGGAACCCAGGTGCTCAGCGTCGACTACCGCCTCGCGCCCGAG
Encoded here:
- a CDS encoding SDR family NAD(P)-dependent oxidoreductase; translation: MPQRVIVTGGSGGIGAAIVERFLGDGARVAVLDRRAPSEATASLFFSVDLRDPLDTRRAVGEAIAALDGVDVLVNCAGVFQHVSLLDITIDDWDLVLDINARATLVTMQAVAPVMLEARAGSIVNIASMAAKQGGGGEGHYAASKAAVVALTRAGAQEWGCHGVRVNAVCPGYVLTDMGADTRSDDDVRTWSAKSPLGRLGAPEDVAGVTHFLASPAGGYLTGQAINVTGGMIMH